In Nitrosarchaeum koreense MY1, one genomic interval encodes:
- a CDS encoding collagen-like protein: MSSRLEVHGQAPFKQSGIYEVQIFITDSKPSVDKIRTKQFSSLWKGNFHLRVKDGMFAETLGSDTNPIPSSVSDLDNIWIVVVDLFSSLHSVFDVSFGSGESKPESKPEPKRETKSEPESPKPQRTAKSSSDSMYGAPGPMGDKGPTGPPGPIGDKGPTGPTGPPGPIGDKGTTGPQGFPGDKGPQGDKGPMGDKGPPGEKGITGDKGDKGDKGIFGPPGEKGDKGSTGPMGDKGPEGIRGPLGPPGDKGLTGPTGDKGPIGLRGIPGDKGDKGPQGDKGERGLTGPTGPIGDKGPTGQSGVQGEKGIQGLPGPIGEKGPTGPIGDKGPIGMQGPTGDKGLTGPTGPLGDKGPIGPPGLIGEKGPRGPEGPVGEKGPQGPQGPAGAKGLTGVPGPQGEKGEKGPVGLQGDKGLTGPTGPVGEKGPQGPQGPQGERGASGPSGEEGPQGPQGIQGPQGERGQTGPLGPQGERGPIGEQGPVGPAGPRGPPGPPGEKGPAGGMSIEQKALFKELLEILTTKNIISTEDQIKLMSYLY; encoded by the coding sequence ATGTCTTCAAGGTTGGAGGTTCATGGTCAAGCCCCATTCAAACAATCTGGTATCTATGAGGTGCAGATCTTCATTACTGACTCTAAACCATCTGTGGACAAAATTAGAACTAAGCAATTTTCTTCACTCTGGAAAGGAAATTTTCATCTTAGAGTAAAGGATGGGATGTTTGCAGAAACACTTGGTTCTGACACAAACCCGATTCCGTCATCTGTTTCTGATCTTGATAATATTTGGATTGTAGTAGTTGATCTATTTTCTTCATTACATTCTGTATTTGATGTGTCATTTGGTTCTGGCGAAAGTAAACCTGAAAGTAAACCAGAACCTAAACGTGAAACTAAATCTGAACCTGAATCTCCAAAACCACAACGTACTGCAAAGTCGTCTTCTGATTCTATGTATGGTGCACCCGGTCCAATGGGTGACAAAGGTCCAACAGGTCCACCCGGTCCTATTGGTGACAAAGGTCCAACAGGACCCACTGGTCCACCCGGTCCTATTGGTGACAAAGGTACAACAGGTCCTCAGGGTTTTCCTGGTGATAAGGGTCCCCAAGGTGACAAAGGTCCAATGGGTGACAAAGGTCCACCTGGAGAAAAAGGAATTACTGGAGATAAAGGAGATAAAGGCGATAAGGGAATTTTTGGTCCTCCTGGAGAAAAAGGTGACAAAGGTTCAACTGGTCCAATGGGTGACAAAGGTCCAGAAGGAATACGAGGTCCACTTGGTCCTCCTGGCGATAAAGGATTAACTGGTCCAACTGGCGATAAAGGCCCAATTGGATTACGGGGAATCCCTGGCGATAAAGGTGACAAAGGTCCACAAGGTGACAAAGGCGAAAGAGGATTAACCGGTCCAACTGGTCCTATTGGTGATAAAGGTCCGACCGGACAATCTGGTGTTCAAGGAGAAAAAGGCATTCAGGGTCTTCCTGGACCAATTGGAGAAAAAGGTCCAACTGGCCCTATTGGCGATAAAGGTCCAATTGGTATGCAAGGTCCAACTGGCGATAAAGGATTAACCGGTCCAACTGGACCACTTGGTGATAAAGGTCCAATCGGACCACCGGGTCTAATTGGAGAAAAAGGTCCACGAGGTCCTGAAGGTCCTGTTGGAGAAAAAGGTCCACAAGGTCCACAAGGCCCTGCAGGTGCAAAAGGTCTAACAGGTGTACCTGGTCCACAAGGAGAAAAGGGAGAAAAAGGTCCAGTCGGTCTACAAGGCGATAAAGGATTAACCGGTCCAACTGGTCCTGTTGGAGAAAAAGGTCCACAAGGTCCACAAGGTCCACAAGGTGAAAGAGGAGCATCTGGACCTTCTGGTGAAGAGGGTCCACAAGGTCCACAAGGTATTCAAGGTCCACAAGGCGAAAGAGGTCAAACTGGCCCATTAGGTCCACAAGGAGAACGCGGTCCTATAGGCGAGCAAGGTCCAGTTGGTCCTGCAGGACCTAGAGGTCCACCAGGTCCACCTGGAGAAAAAGGTCCAGCTGGTGGAATGTCAATTGAACAAAAGGCTCTGTTCAAAGAACTTTTAGAAATACTAACTACTAAAAATATCATTAGTACTGAGGACCAAATTAAATTAATGAGTTATCTTTACTAA
- a CDS encoding nitrite/sulfite reductase — protein MTVTDLKQSYSDSPKPKINWARIEEAENFANTVKLFRQGKYDEDSFRRYRLQHGAYGTRMTNDYAMVRIKLPAGEIYPNQIEKISQLSEQFSIGSAHFSTRENIQLHWVILEDVSEILRGLAEVGLTSREACGNSVRNVMCSPLSGVCPDEEFDSTPYALATARFFLRNPMSQNLPRKFKFNFTCCEKHGMVRMVDVGLIPQTRELNGSIQKGFKIFLGGGLGNRSFVGHQLEEFTPEEDLLYTSIAVLRIFDRLGDRKNMARNRMRYLVNDMGWDKFQNLVLKERAIVRATQSVVTNLEVDHTPSVIKRPIKISDESGSPNLDGYTRWLKTNTLKQKQSPHHSVFITLEAGDITSNQLSELATIIREFSSEGHARAGFVQNIALRYVHEDDLPRLYSKLLTVGLAKSGALTMAAPIGCSGTTSCNLALTNSHRLAKEIQRKFLELKLDQDDDLRDSSIKISGCPNSCGQHGIATIGFFGGGGRVGKEMFPNYQMSLGGRSDGETMLGVTCHRIPAKRVIPVILKIIELFKQNKKSDDTLKEWIHRIVNGKEDSEIKSVLDMRKVLDPLTIPPTKEDDPDFYNDFGSDSSYHTKTGKGECAA, from the coding sequence TTGACAGTAACTGATCTTAAACAATCGTATTCTGACTCTCCCAAGCCTAAAATCAATTGGGCAAGGATTGAAGAAGCTGAAAATTTTGCAAATACTGTAAAATTATTCCGTCAGGGTAAATACGACGAAGATAGTTTTAGACGATACAGACTCCAACATGGAGCATATGGCACCAGAATGACTAATGACTATGCAATGGTCCGAATTAAATTACCTGCAGGGGAAATCTATCCTAATCAAATTGAAAAAATATCTCAACTTAGTGAACAGTTTTCTATAGGTAGTGCTCATTTTTCTACACGAGAAAATATTCAATTACACTGGGTAATACTAGAAGATGTTTCAGAAATTTTACGTGGATTGGCCGAAGTTGGTCTTACTTCTCGCGAAGCATGTGGTAATTCTGTACGAAATGTAATGTGCAGTCCATTATCGGGAGTTTGCCCCGATGAAGAATTTGATTCAACACCATACGCACTTGCAACTGCAAGATTCTTTTTGAGAAATCCAATGTCTCAGAATCTCCCAAGGAAGTTTAAATTCAATTTTACATGTTGTGAAAAACACGGCATGGTGAGAATGGTTGATGTTGGATTAATTCCGCAAACTAGAGAATTGAACGGTTCTATTCAAAAAGGATTTAAAATCTTTCTTGGTGGTGGATTAGGTAACAGATCATTTGTAGGTCATCAATTAGAAGAGTTTACCCCAGAAGAAGATCTTTTGTATACTTCGATTGCTGTTTTGAGAATTTTTGACAGACTTGGCGACAGAAAAAATATGGCGCGAAATAGAATGCGTTATCTTGTAAATGATATGGGTTGGGATAAATTCCAAAATTTGGTTCTTAAAGAAAGAGCTATTGTGAGAGCAACTCAATCAGTTGTAACTAATCTTGAAGTAGATCACACTCCGTCAGTAATTAAAAGACCAATCAAAATATCAGATGAAAGCGGAAGTCCTAATCTTGATGGTTACACAAGGTGGTTAAAGACAAATACGCTAAAACAAAAACAATCTCCACATCACTCTGTGTTTATCACTTTAGAGGCTGGTGATATCACATCTAACCAATTATCTGAACTTGCAACAATCATTCGAGAATTTTCCTCTGAAGGGCATGCAAGAGCTGGTTTTGTTCAAAACATCGCTTTACGATACGTTCATGAAGATGATTTGCCACGGTTATACTCAAAACTACTTACTGTAGGACTGGCAAAATCTGGTGCATTGACTATGGCAGCACCCATAGGATGCTCCGGTACAACTTCGTGTAATCTTGCCTTGACTAACTCTCATAGATTGGCAAAGGAGATTCAGAGAAAATTTCTTGAACTGAAATTAGATCAAGACGACGATTTACGTGATTCATCAATAAAGATTAGTGGCTGTCCAAACTCTTGTGGTCAACATGGAATTGCAACAATAGGTTTCTTTGGAGGTGGAGGTAGAGTCGGAAAAGAAATGTTCCCTAATTATCAGATGTCATTAGGTGGACGTTCTGATGGTGAAACAATGCTTGGAGTAACATGTCATAGAATACCTGCTAAACGAGTCATCCCAGTAATTTTAAAAATTATAGAATTATTCAAACAAAACAAAAAATCTGATGATACTCTTAAAGAATGGATTCATAGAATTGTAAACGGAAAAGAAGATTCTGAAATAAAATCTGTTTTAGATATGAGAAAAGTTTTGGACCCATTAACAATCCCACCAACTAAAGAAGATGATCCTGACTTTTACAATGACTTTGGAAGTGACTCAAGCTATCACACAAAAACAGGAAAAGGCGAATGTGCAGCATGA
- a CDS encoding tetratricopeptide repeat protein: MKKLFQKKSKDKDNGEEKEPRTETSLVDPDYNRKKLFKKGVNLMADEKLEEAADIFEQALRIEPDNIETLMKLGYARFHLEDYNDALKIYDKILDIDVTNPEAWNLKALVHYEQKNYAKALDAIEKAVESDPTYAMAWYNKACFLSLVNQVPESLEALKRSIEIDVKNARKSIRDKDFANVRIEEGFKRIVEVVVLESIRQGYHTIGSIVWTTFLDKVDAEDALRKLLEKGLIIQNEKRDGLSKIPIYDLSSEVAERMGKEKKGLFGITKKQLPKPVKNLKEISQAIQSVREAIEEEDIEKTMDLFEVFIDPTKSGEQMIEQFFEEHREIRLWKIRLKDRGVDYLIENKTKMLNLFDNVEVTITKKLRNEIA; the protein is encoded by the coding sequence GTGAAGAAACTATTTCAAAAAAAGTCAAAGGATAAAGACAATGGGGAAGAAAAAGAACCTAGAACTGAGACTAGCTTAGTAGATCCGGACTATAATCGTAAAAAATTATTCAAAAAAGGCGTAAACCTCATGGCAGACGAAAAGCTTGAGGAGGCAGCAGATATCTTCGAGCAAGCATTACGAATAGAGCCAGACAACATTGAAACATTGATGAAATTAGGATATGCAAGATTTCATTTAGAAGATTATAATGATGCACTAAAGATTTATGATAAAATTTTAGATATAGATGTCACCAATCCAGAGGCCTGGAATTTAAAGGCCTTAGTTCATTATGAACAAAAAAATTATGCTAAAGCACTTGATGCAATTGAAAAAGCAGTAGAGTCAGATCCAACATATGCAATGGCATGGTATAACAAAGCATGTTTTCTGTCACTAGTAAATCAAGTTCCAGAATCACTTGAAGCATTAAAACGCTCAATTGAGATTGATGTAAAAAATGCAAGAAAATCAATTAGAGATAAAGATTTTGCAAATGTCAGAATTGAAGAAGGTTTTAAAAGAATTGTAGAAGTCGTGGTATTAGAATCAATACGACAAGGGTATCACACGATTGGGTCTATTGTATGGACGACGTTTCTAGATAAAGTTGATGCAGAAGATGCATTAAGAAAATTACTAGAGAAGGGATTAATCATCCAAAATGAAAAACGAGACGGTCTAAGTAAAATTCCAATATATGATCTTTCAAGTGAAGTTGCAGAAAGAATGGGAAAAGAAAAGAAAGGATTGTTTGGAATTACGAAAAAGCAATTACCAAAACCTGTTAAGAATCTAAAAGAGATCAGTCAAGCAATACAATCAGTTAGAGAAGCTATAGAAGAAGAAGATATTGAAAAGACGATGGATCTTTTTGAAGTGTTTATTGACCCAACAAAATCAGGAGAGCAAATGATTGAGCAATTCTTTGAAGAACACAGAGAAATCAGATTATGGAAAATTAGATTAAAAGACAGAGGGGTTGATTATCTTATTGAAAATAAAACAAAGATGCTAAACCTTTTTGATAATGTAGAAGTGACAATTACCAAAAAACTTAGAAACGAAATAGCCTAG
- a CDS encoding OBG GTPase family GTP-binding protein yields MGIPEKIKAIQDEMAKTQINKATNHHIGILKAKIAKLKREQEDREIQKSGVKTDGFDVRRSGDATVVFIGLPSVGKSTLLNKLTDAKSTVGAYQFTTLTVVPGMMNYRGAKIQVLDLPGIIKGASSGKGLGKRILSVARTADLVLLMLDVFQPFHEDVLVNELGSIGIRLNRLPPNITIEKSPMGGIAVAQQVKLTKISEQHLKDILHIYGIVSARVVIREDITSEQLADHIAGNISYSKSLTILNKIDLVDREFLEDLKTKIKSEVIEVSANSDINIELLKEKIYDKLNFIRIYMRPKGGETDFKEPLIAREGDTVEDICNKLHRSMKRQFRYGLIWGKSVKFGGQRVGLDHIVQDEDVLTIIKTRGA; encoded by the coding sequence TTGGGAATTCCTGAAAAAATTAAAGCCATTCAAGATGAAATGGCAAAAACTCAGATCAACAAAGCTACCAATCACCATATCGGGATACTAAAAGCAAAAATTGCAAAGCTAAAACGAGAGCAAGAAGATAGAGAAATTCAAAAAAGCGGTGTAAAAACAGATGGGTTTGATGTAAGGAGGTCAGGAGATGCAACAGTTGTGTTTATTGGATTACCAAGTGTTGGAAAATCTACATTACTAAATAAATTAACAGATGCTAAATCAACAGTTGGAGCTTACCAATTTACAACTTTAACGGTGGTTCCTGGAATGATGAATTATAGAGGAGCAAAGATTCAGGTTCTAGATTTACCAGGAATCATCAAAGGCGCATCAAGTGGGAAAGGGTTAGGTAAAAGAATATTGTCAGTTGCAAGGACTGCAGATTTAGTTTTACTCATGTTAGATGTGTTTCAGCCTTTTCACGAAGATGTATTGGTTAACGAATTAGGAAGCATAGGAATTAGATTAAATCGGTTGCCACCAAATATTACAATTGAAAAATCCCCGATGGGTGGAATTGCAGTTGCACAACAGGTAAAATTAACAAAAATTTCAGAACAGCATCTTAAAGATATTTTACACATTTATGGAATAGTTAGTGCAAGAGTAGTCATTAGAGAAGACATCACATCAGAGCAGCTTGCAGATCACATAGCAGGAAACATCAGCTATTCAAAATCACTTACAATTTTAAATAAAATAGATCTTGTCGATCGAGAATTTTTAGAAGATCTGAAAACAAAAATAAAATCAGAAGTCATAGAAGTGTCTGCCAATTCAGATATCAATATCGAATTGCTAAAAGAGAAAATCTATGACAAACTCAATTTCATAAGAATATACATGAGACCCAAGGGGGGTGAAACAGATTTTAAAGAACCACTAATTGCAAGAGAGGGGGACACAGTTGAAGATATTTGTAATAAATTACATCGAAGTATGAAAAGACAATTCAGATATGGATTAATTTGGGGGAAAAGCGTAAAATTTGGCGGACAAAGAGTAGGGTTAGATCACATTGTGCAAGATGAAGATGTATTAACAATAATTAAAACACGTGGAGCATGA
- a CDS encoding sulfurtransferase — MSQEKAIKTTTNVDSLRSEIRDKSVRVIDVRREDDYKQSHIPTAVNLPLANLLSDDSPERVLKLVNSMGIDDETPVVVYDDTFGALASRVAWTLEYLGHSDVSLLETTFSTWKSLGLENDNQVPNIQSKEHSIHLRPEILATSDYLEKSKDNSGVILIDNRERLNYLEQHIPGAINLPYRTLSTQDKILRPKDDMKRLLENRRISGDSEIITYCGSVGTLSGLAYYALKSVGLPNVKLYVRSFKEWKGLEKPIVKQQDAHYWDLSAE; from the coding sequence ATGAGCCAAGAAAAAGCAATCAAGACAACAACTAACGTCGATTCATTAAGATCTGAAATTAGGGATAAAAGTGTTCGAGTAATTGATGTACGAAGAGAAGATGATTACAAACAAAGTCATATTCCAACTGCGGTTAATCTTCCACTGGCAAATTTATTATCTGATGATAGTCCAGAACGTGTTTTAAAACTTGTAAATTCAATGGGTATAGACGATGAAACTCCCGTAGTTGTTTATGATGATACATTTGGTGCACTTGCATCTAGAGTTGCCTGGACATTGGAATATCTTGGTCATTCTGATGTATCTTTGCTTGAAACAACTTTTAGTACGTGGAAATCTTTAGGCTTGGAAAATGATAATCAAGTGCCAAATATTCAAAGCAAAGAACACTCCATTCATTTAAGACCTGAAATTTTAGCTACTTCTGATTATCTGGAAAAATCTAAGGATAACTCTGGTGTGATTCTAATTGATAATAGAGAGAGGCTAAACTACCTTGAGCAGCACATTCCAGGTGCAATTAATCTTCCATATAGAACGCTTTCAACTCAAGATAAAATTTTACGACCTAAGGATGATATGAAACGACTTTTAGAGAATCGTAGAATTTCAGGTGATTCTGAAATAATTACTTACTGTGGTAGTGTGGGAACTCTTTCTGGTTTGGCGTATTATGCATTAAAATCTGTAGGGCTACCAAATGTCAAATTGTATGTCCGTTCTTTTAAAGAATGGAAAGGTCTTGAAAAACCCATAGTAAAACAACAAGATGCTCACTATTGGGATTTATCTGCAGAGTGA